From Temnothorax longispinosus isolate EJ_2023e chromosome 3, Tlon_JGU_v1, whole genome shotgun sequence, one genomic window encodes:
- the LOC139810152 gene encoding LOW QUALITY PROTEIN: structural maintenance of chromosomes protein 1A-like (The sequence of the model RefSeq protein was modified relative to this genomic sequence to represent the inferred CDS: deleted 1 base in 1 codon) has product MPISLDSIVISNFKSFSGITTIGPLRSFTAIIGLNGSGKSNIMDAISFALGGEPSSLRVKNLRKLIYEGNSFMKSSVGTDDLLICGIDETKKSFTRKISGEVSQYNIDDKTVTNVFYLNELREMGLDIKAGNFLIPQGYIECFAMKMPKDLTAMFEQTSNSITYKAEYNRLKLELSKAEEAVNFEHQRKKQILIQKKCAAEEKAETETYLWLKKQYNKKKLKFQLIRLLLIKKEAEFLQDREKEVKSRIDEYLRDKEAAIHLLKRKQSQFKSLFSSLETIEQGISEMEKIIRPKKLEYVVFEDNISHWQKKRDCARVFLDSASKARDTNKRIIEELKDELKQIDNKLAELRKASQTSTIELSNSQVKQYLELTNETEYRTTNLVKQINSLMRDQQKDQDKLDNENRRKQDLEYKVKQTRLTKENFETRLKKLQSVEPKVTLMEKTAEKLKQKKTDAMNKSFSLENDIANISEKLSQIDIDKNTISRQIKKKETIQQLKQLYSDGVYGRLSDFCKPIHPRYNVAVTKIFNKNMDAIVVDTRRTAMQCIEFLKKKQIGIETFLPLDSIKTTLLKEHLRNIKEPKNVKLLYDVLNISSTQISKAVLFVTQNTLVCETIEDARLIAQSDDKKKKGNDCVSLDGCFYRKDGTMSGGQADLIIKAKQWGDQQVLALKEQKAQLMKEFRDLPKISLIQSELDEINVTMEELKRQNKYIEKDIKDTEDEIVRLNEELDRLDREIIELNMAISEIEDNIKKRVEKTKSMEKQVNAIKDKIFVDFCKDINVPDIDYYEKNNLRLYQEQKKRQMELEQQYDRIKNQLHFENENDTESKVLKWKSAVEQADAELKKAYQQERDAKIKIEREETEMSKLKDDYTNKKKDLENTEKKLAQYRSQVNVIGNLYLERQKALIVVQKKIEQKKVECNTIINECKIEDFIIPMSETSHRTPEDSFFTTSSSSNVESSDGCKVLRKIDFSRFPENIRNYTKENLHDMATQLNEKLTKIQNEFKDMNPNLKVDEKISSIAQQIQEINTNFQTCRNKCDKIQNQFKSVKAKRCKQFEDCLDFVAVEIDSILKVGIFNFTLRFCLYILYSLFLCVFYNLYLTALFSMQSLVNDTSAQATILADNPEEPYAGNIIYNCIAPSKYFQPLQYLSGGEKSLASLALLFAFQRYKQIPFLLMDEGDAALDKANIKNVIRFIQSQINTMQIITISLHKVLYSNADLLLGVTAQRNCKRNRSQVFAILLSEYRKAKDIQEP; this is encoded by the exons ATGCCAATTTCTTTAGATAGTATCGTGATTTCCAACTTCAAGTCGTTCTCGGGAATAACAACGATCGGCCCTCTCCGATCATTTACAGCAATAATCGGTCTAAATGGATCCG gaaaatcaaatattatggACGCCATAAGTTTTGCATTAGGGGGGGAGCCGAGCTCTTTGCGTGTTAAAAACCTCAGAAAACTCATTTATGAAGGAAATTCATTTATGAAATCTAGTGTTGGCACAGATGATCTATTAATCTGTGGT ATAGACGAAACGAAAAAGAGTTTCACAAGGAAGATAAGCGGCGAAGTCAGTCAGTACAACATAGATGACAAG ACTGTTacgaatgtattttatttgaatgaaCTACGAGAAATGGGTTTGGACATAAAGGCAGGGAACTTTTTGATACCTCAGGGTTACATTGAATGTTTTGCAATGAAAATGCCAAAAGATCTAACCGCGATGTTCGAACAGACTAGTAATTCAATTACGTACAAAGCAGAATATAATAG ATTAAAATTAGAACTTTCGAAAGCGGAAGAAGCAGTAAATTTTGaacatcaaagaaaaaaacagatattaaTTCAAAAGAAATGCGCCGCTGAAGAAAAAGCAGAAACAGAAACATATTTATGGTTGAAAAAACAATAT aataagaaaaaattaaaatttcaattaattcgaTTGCTCCTCATTAAGAAGGAAGCTGAATTCTTACAAGATAGGGAAAAAGAAGTCAAATCGCGAATAGATGAGTATTTACGCGATAAGGAAGCTGCGATACATTTACTAAAACGTAAACAATCACAATTTAAGTCATTATTCAGTTCTCTCGAAACTATTGAACAAGGTATTTCGGAAATGGAGAAGATTATTCGCCCGAAGAAGTTGGAATATGTTGTTTTTGAGGATAACATCTCACATTGGCAGAAAAAACGTGATTGTGCTCGCGTATTTTTAGACAGTGCAAGTAAAGCGCGTGATACTAACAAGAGAATAATCGAAGAATTAAAAGATGAGCTAAAACAAATAGACAACAAATTAGCGGAGTTAAGAAAAGCGTCACAGACGAGCACTATAGAACTCAGCAACTCTCAG GTTAAACAGTACCTGGAATTGACGAACGAAACTGAATACCGGACAACGAATTTAGTAAAGCAAATAAATAGCCTGATGCGCGATCAACAAAAGGATCAGGATAAACTTGATAACGAAAATAGGCGCAAGCAAGATTTGGAGTACAAAGTAAAGCAGACAAGATTAACGAAGGAGAATTTCGAAACGCGGCTCAAAAAATTGCAAAGTGTCGAACCTAAAGTAACGTTAATGGAAAAGACAGCAGAGAAATTAAAGCAGAAAAAAACTGATGCAATGAATAAATCGTTCAGTCTGGAGAACGATATTGCAAACATTTCAGAGAAGCTTTCCCAGATTGATATCGATAAGAATACTATTTCGCgacagattaaaaaaaaagaaacaatccAACAGTTGAAACAGTTATACTCTGATGGCGTG tatggTCGCTTATCTGATTTTTGTAAGCCTATTCATCCACGTTATAATGTTGCGGtaactaaaattttcaataaaaatatggatGCCATCGTCGTTGATACCAGACGTACAGCAATGCAAtgcattgaatttttaaaaaagaaacaaataggcattgaaacatttttaccGCTTGATTCAATAAAAACGACATTGTTAAAAGAACACTTACG TAATATAAAAGAGccgaaaaatgttaaattattatatgacGTGTTGAACATTTCATCAACACAAATAAGCAAAGCGGTTTTATTTGTCACTCAGAATACTTTAGTTTGCGAGACTATTGAAGATGCGAGACTAATAGCGCAATCtgatgataaaaagaaaaaaggaaatgat TGTGTTTCATTGGATGGATGTTTTTATCGTAAAGATGGTACAATGTCTGGTGGGCAGgctgatttaattataaaagcaaAACAATGGGGGGACCAACAAGTATTGGCATTGAAGGAACAAAAG gcacaattaatgaaagaatTCAGAGATCTGCCCAAAATCTCTCTTATCCAATCTGAACTTGATgaaattaatgtaacaatGGAAGAACTCAAGCGccaaaataaatacattgagaaagatataaaagacACT GAAGACGAAATCGTTCGGCTAAATGAAGAATTAGACAGGCTTGatagagaaataattgaattaaat ATGGCAATATCTGAAATTGaagacaatattaaaaaacgagTTGAAAAAACTAAAAGCATGGAGAAACAGGTTAAtgcaattaaagataaaatcttTGTTGATTTTTGTAAAGATATTAATGTGCCGGATATTGACTACTATGAGAAGAATAATTTGcg actGTATCAAGAGCAGAAAAAGAGACAAATGGAACTTGAACAACAATATGATCGTATCAAGAATCAATTGCACTTTGAAAACGAGAATGATACAGAAA GTAAAGTATTAAAATGGAAAAGCGCTGTAGAACAAGCTGATGCAGAACTGAAAAAGGCATATCAGCAAGAACGTGATGCAAAGATTAAAATTGAGCGAGAAGAAACGGAAATGTCGAAGTTAAAAGATGATtacacaaacaaaaaaaaggatttagaaaatacggaaaaaaaattggctCAGTACAGGTCGCAAGTTAACGTTAtcggaaatttatatttggaGAGACAGAAGGCGCTCATtgttgtacaaaaaaaaatagaacagAAAAAAGTAGAATGCAACACTATAATTAATGAATGCAAG ataGAAGACTTTATTATTCCAATGTCAGAGACATCACATCGTACGCCAGAAGATAGCTTTTTTACAACTAGCTCAAGTTCAAACGTGGAATCGTCAGATGGTTGTAAAGtgttaagaaaaattgatttctcgcGATTTCCTGAAAACATCCGtaattatacaaaagaaaatttacacGACATGGCTACACAACTTAATGAAAAGCTTACAAAGATTCAAAATGAATTTAAAGATATGAATCCCAATCTTAAg GTTGATGAAAAGATAAGTTCGATAGCGCAGCAAATACAAGAGATAAATACGAACTTCCAAACCTGCCGTAATAAGTgtgataaaatacaaaatcaatttaaGTCAGTGAAGGCAAAAAGATGCAAACAGTTTGAAGATTGCCTGGATTTTGTTGCTGTGGAAATAGATTCTATACTCAAAGTcggcatttttaattttactttaagattttgtttatatatattatatagtttatttttatgtgtattttataatttatatctgacT GCTTTATTTTCTATGCAGAGTTTAGTTAATGATACGTCGGCTCAAGCAACTATCTTAGCAGATAACCCCGAGGAACCGTACGCGggcaatataatttacaactgCATAGCGCCATCTAAATACTTTCAGCCATTGCAATATTTGTCTGGTGGAGAGAAATCACTCGCTAGTTTAGCATTACTATTTGCATTTCAACG TTACAAGCAAATACCGTTTCTCCTTATGGACGAAGGTGATGCGGCATTAGACAAGGCGAATATCAAGAATGTCATTCGCTTTATTCAATCCCAAATAAACACTATGCAAATCATCACGATATCCTTACATAAGGTATTATATTCTAATGCCGATCTGCTTCTAGGGGTTACTGCTCAA CGTAACTGCAAAAGAAATCGCAGCCAAGTATTTGCCATTTTGTTAAGTGAATATCGAAAAGCGAAAGATATTCAGGAACCGTAA
- the Smc1 gene encoding structural maintenance of chromosomes protein 1A: MPAFLKHIEVENFKSYKGKLIIGPLKSFTAVVGPNGSGKSNFMDAISFVMGEKTSSLRVKRFSELIHGASIGMPVARSASVTAVFELEDGTEKSFMRSVQGSSSEHRINNNVVTSQVYLNELEHLGINVKAKNFLVFQGAVESIAMKNPKERTALFEEISNSGSLKTEYERLKTEMLKAEEETQFSYQKKKGIAAERKEAKLEKEEAEKYQRLKEEYMEKQVELHLFRLYHNERSTTLLEKAQEKKQTEIVKVEKRKEKAEELLKEKKKEAAKLGRDLAKIEQDIREVEVEITKKRPTFIKAKERVAHMQKKVESARKSLAQARIADEAHKKDIHELQEELRQVEEAKATYEASIAGQSQLQGRDVQLEDEQVQEYNRLKEEAGKQSARYLQLLDSINREQKSDQDRLDNEGRKKTEIENKHKQKGHMRDEALKRVEKLEEHIKTSEAALEDQKKLRADLQSDVGTSKDKIQNLQRELESISEQLGDAKVDKHEVSRNKKKTEIVENFKRLFPGVYDRMYNMCEPIHKRYNVAITKVLGKYMEAIVVDTEKTARQCIQYLKEQYLEPETFLPLDYIQAKPLKERLRNIQEPKNVKLLYDVLHFSPKDIDRAVLFATNNALVCETPEDANKVAYEMDKKTRYDCVALDGTFYQKAGIISGGSLDLAKKAKRWDEKQMSQLKAQKEKLTEELRESLKKSRKESELNTVESQIRGLETRLKYNKSDLSATQKQIADLEVELEGLQNELNMFGPAIAAIEKTMAERDQEIQNIKEKMNNVEDDVFASFCEQIGVSNIRQYEERELRSQQERAKKRMEFDNQCNRIYNQLDFEKQRDTESNVLRWERAVQDAEDKLESAKQTESNQKAEIDHDEQQMEQLKSSRNAKKMEVDQKEDEIGKARREVGAIAKDIQAAQKQLNIIESKIEQKKAERHAILMQCKMEDIAIPMLHGNMEDIAGETSAANGSETNNDSSVNTQQQYEREKRITIDYALLSENLKDVDEEDIKKTTDKLTKTINDLQNTIQRIQAPNMKAIQKLYLAKEKLQETNEEFEQSRKKAKKAKTQFEKVKKERHDRFMACFEHVANEIDPIYKSLAKNQSAQAFLGPENPEEPYLDGINYNCVAPGKRFQPMSNLSGGEKTVAALALLFAIHSFQPAPFFVLDEIDAALDNTNIGKVASYIRDKTSSLQTIVISLKEEFYSHADALIGICPDVGECLESKVLTLDLTTCPTHVL, encoded by the exons ATGCCGGCGTTCTTGAAGCATATCGAAGTCGAGAATTTCAAGTCTTACAAAGGGAAGCTTATTATCGGCCCACTGAAGTCCTTTACAGCAGTGGTTGGCCCCAATGGATCCG GAAAGTCTAATTTCATGGACGCTATCAGTTTCGTCATGGGCGAGAAGACTAGCAGTCTGCGAGTCAAGAGATTCAGCGAGCTCATTCACGGCGCGTCCATTGGAATGCCAGTAGCACGAAG CGCTTCGGTAACAGCTGTATTCGAGTTGGAAGACGGAACTGAGAAAAGCTTTATGCGTTCAGTGCAAGGTTCTTCTTCAGAACACAGAATCAATAACAAT GTTGTCACCAGTCAAGTGTATCTTAATGAGTTGGAGCACCTTGGTATTAATGTTAAAGCAAAGAACTTTTTGGTATTCCAAGGTGCGGTTGAATCTATAGCCATGAAAAATCCAAAGGAACGCACTGCTCTGTTTGAGGAGATCAGCAACTCTGGTTCATTAAAAACAGAATATGAAAG ATTAAAAACAGAAATGTTGAAAGCTGAAGAGGAAACCCAGTTTTCGTATCAGAAAAAGAAAGGGATTGCtgctgaaagaaaagaagcaaagttagaaaaagaagagGCTGAAAAATATCAACGTCTCAAGGAAGAATAC aTGGAAAAGCAAGTAGAATTACATCTGTTTCGATTATATCACAATGAAAGGAGTACTACTTTGCTTGAGAAAGCTCAAGAGAAGAAGCAGACCGAAATTGTAAAAGtcgagaagaggaaggagaagGCTGAAGAATTGttgaaggagaagaaaaaagaagccGCTAAACTGGGCAGAGATCTTGCTAAGATAGAGCAAGATATCAGAGAAGTGGAAGTAGAAATCACAAAAAAGAGACCAACGTTTATTAAAGCTAAAGAACGTGTCGCACATATGCAGAAGAAGGTGGAATCTGCACGCAAATCTTTAGCTCAGGCGCGTATCGCGGACGAAGCTCATAAAAAGGATATACACGAACTGCAGGAGGAATTGCGACAGGTGGAAGAAGCTAAAGCTACTTACGAAGCGAGTATAGCAGGGCAATCCCAATTACAAGGGAGAGATGTGCAATTGGAAGATGAACAG GTACAGGAATATAATCGTCTAAAAGAGGAAGCTGGCAAGCAATCCGCGAGGTACCTTCAACTTCTCGATTCTATTAATCGTGAACAAAAGTCAGATCAAGATAGGCTCGACAATGAAGGCAGGAAGAAAACCGAGATAGAGAATAAGCATAAGCAGAAAGGTCATATGCGAGATGAGGCGCTCAAGCGAGTGGAAAAGTTGGAGGAGCATATAAAAACATCGGAGGCTGCATTGGAGGATCAGAAAAAGCTCAGAGCTGACTTGCAGTCCGATGTAGGCACGTCGAAGGATAAGATTCAGAATTTGCAACGAGAGTTGGAGAGCATCTCCGAACAGCTTGGTGATGCTAAAGTTGATAAGCACGAAGTATCTAGGAACAAGAAAAAGACGGAAATTGTGGAGAATTTTAAGCGTCTGTTTCCTGGAGTG tATGATCGGATGTACAACATGTGCGAACCAATTCACAAGCGGTATAATGTTGCGATTACGAAAGTACTTGGTAAATACATGGAGGCTATTGTAGTGGATACTGAGAAAACTGCCAGACAGTGTATCCAATATTTGAAGGAGCAGTATCTCGAGCCAGAAACATTTCTTCCGCTTGATTACATACAAGCTAAACCACTTAAAGAACGTCTTcg CAACATACAAGAACCTAAGAACGTGAAGTTGTTGTACGATGTGTTGCATTTTTCCCCAAAGGACATTGATAGAGCAGTTCTCTTTGCAACTAATAATGCTCTTGTATGCGAAACACCGGAGGATGCTAATAAAGTAGCGTACGAGATGGACAAGAAAACTAGATATGAT TGTGTCGCATTAGACGGTACATTTTACCAGAAAGCTGGTATAATATCTGGAGGCAGTTTGGATCTTGCAAAGAAAGCGAAGAGATGGGATGAAAAACAGATGTCTCAATTAAAGGCGCAAAag gaAAAATTAACGGAAGAACTGAGAgaatctttgaaaaaatcgcGCAAGGAATCCGAATTGAACACGGTTGAATCTCAAATACGTGGTTTAGAGACTCGCTTAAAATACAACAAAAGCGACTTGTCTGCAACA caaAAACAAATCGCGGATCTTGAAGTGGAGTTAGAGGGTCTGCAAAACGAGTTAAATATGTTTGGT cCTGCAATAGCCGCTATTGAGAAGACTATGGCTGAAAGAGATCAAGAAATACAAAAcatcaaagaaaaaatgaacAATGTTGAGGACGACGTATTTGCCAGTTTTTGTGAACAGATAGGAGTTTCTAATATCCGTCAATATgaagaaagagaattaag ATCGCAACAAGAAAGAGCAAAGAAAAGAATGGAGTTTGACAATCAATGCAATCGCATTTATAATCAATTGGATTTTGAGAAGCAACGTGATACAGAAA GCAATGTTTTGCGATGGGAACGAGCGGTGCAAGATGCAGAGGATAAACTTGAATCCGCGAAGCAAACCGAATCTAATCAAAAAGCAGAGATCGACCACGATGAGCAACAAATGGAACAATTGAAATCGTCTCGCAATGCTAAAAAGATGGAGGTTGATCAGAAAGAAGACGAAATTGGTAAAGCTAGGCGTGAAGTGGGAGCTATCGCAAAGGACATTCAGGCAGCTCAGAAGCAGCTTAACATAATTGAATCAAAGATCGAACAGAAGAAGGCCGAACGACATGCTATTTTGATGCAATGCAAG atGGAAGACATTGCAATACCTATGTTGCACGGAAATATGGAAGATATAGCAGGTGAGACGAGTGCGGCAAATGGAAGTGAAACTAATAATGATTCATCAGTAAATACGCAACAGCAGTATGAACGCGAAAAGAGGATTACCATAGACTATGCGCTTTTGTCCGAAAATCTGAAAGATGTGGACGAAGAAGATATCAAAAAGACAACCGACAAGTTAACGAAAACAATCAACGATTTGCAAAATACAATACAACGCATACAAGCTCCAAATATGAAG gcaattcaaaaattgtatttggcGAAAGAGAAATTACAAGAGACTAATGAAGAGTTCGAGCAGTCTCGTAAGAAAGCAAAGAAAGCGAAGACACAATTCGAGAAGGTGAAAAAAGAACGACACGACAGATTCATGGCATGTTTTGAACATGTGGCGAACGAGATTGATCCTATTTATAAG AGTCTGGCAAAGAATCAATCCGCTCAGGCATTCCTTGGACCAGAAAATCCTGAAGAACCCTACTTGGACGGCATTAATTATAACTGCGTGGCTCCTGGCAAACGATTTCAGCCAATGTCTAATTTGTCTGGTGGAGAAAAAACCGTCGCTGCACTAGCTCTATTATTCGCAATTCACAG TTTCCAACCTGCGCCATTTTTCGTTCTGGATGAGATCGACGCGGCCCTCGATAATACTAACATAGGAAAGGTGGCCAGCTACATCCGCGACAAAACGAGCTCGCTGCAGACGATTGTTATATCATTGAAAGAGGAATTTTACTCGCACGCAGATGCGCTCATCGGAATATGCCCGGAT GTAGGCGAGTGTTTGGAGAGCAAAGTGTTAACACTCGACCTGACTACATGTCCTACACATGTTTTGTag